Proteins from a genomic interval of Chryseobacterium indologenes:
- the traJ gene encoding conjugative transposon protein TraJ, with protein MEWDNLHELLRSLYDDMMPLAGDMAAIAKGLAGLGALFYVALKVWQALSRAEPIDMFPLLRPFALGLCIMFFPTIVLGTINAVLSPVVIGTHQILEDQVLDLNKLQQQKDKLEYEAMVRNPETAYMVSDEEFDKKLDELGWSPSDIGTMAGMYMDRQAYKIEKAIKDWFRNLLEILFQAAALVIDTIRTFFLIVLSILGPIAFAISVWDGFQSTLTQWLTRYVSVYLWLPVSDLFSSMLARIQSLILERDIAMLADPTYIPDTSNTVYIIFMIIGIIGYFTIPTVTGWVIQAGGAGNFTRNVNSTAMKAGNIAGAGAGSTVGNIGGKLMNK; from the coding sequence ATGGAATGGGATAATCTTCACGAACTCCTGCGGTCGCTTTATGATGATATGATGCCGCTTGCAGGCGATATGGCGGCAATCGCTAAAGGTTTGGCGGGATTGGGAGCATTGTTCTATGTGGCATTAAAGGTTTGGCAGGCTTTAAGCCGTGCCGAACCTATTGATATGTTCCCTTTGCTGCGCCCGTTCGCTTTGGGGCTTTGTATTATGTTCTTCCCGACCATCGTATTGGGAACCATCAATGCGGTACTAAGCCCGGTGGTGATAGGAACCCACCAAATACTCGAAGACCAGGTGCTTGACCTGAACAAGCTGCAACAGCAGAAAGACAAGTTGGAATACGAGGCAATGGTAAGGAACCCCGAAACCGCCTATATGGTATCAGACGAAGAGTTTGATAAGAAACTGGACGAACTTGGTTGGTCGCCCTCCGACATTGGCACAATGGCGGGTATGTATATGGACAGGCAAGCCTACAAGATAGAGAAAGCCATAAAGGATTGGTTTCGCAATCTACTGGAAATACTATTTCAGGCGGCAGCTTTGGTCATTGATACCATACGAACGTTTTTCTTGATAGTCCTCTCTATACTCGGACCAATAGCCTTTGCTATTTCCGTATGGGATGGCTTTCAGTCCACGCTCACGCAATGGCTCACGAGGTACGTCAGCGTTTACCTGTGGCTTCCCGTTTCGGACTTGTTCAGCTCAATGTTGGCAAGAATACAATCCCTCATTTTAGAAAGGGATATAGCAATGCTTGCCGACCCCACCTATATACCTGATACGAGCAATACCGTGTACATCATTTTTATGATTATCGGCATCATCGGGTACTTTACTATCCCGACAGTAACAGGTTGGGTAATCCAAGCCGGAGGCGCAGGAAACTTTACCCGCAATGTAAACTCCACAGCAATGAAAGCCGGAAACATCGCCGGAGCAGGCGCAGGCTCAACAGTTGGAAACATCGGCGGTAAACTGA